The DNA sequence acttattcaaaagaacagagagtttAGGTTTTTCCTATTCTAATATACTTGGTAAACTCATCACTACATACTTCACTAAAACTTGAAGCTGCTGATAGTGTTCTACATGAGCATTGACAAAAAAatgaacaatgtgcatctagctggatctttcttcctgaagataatgtcaaaaagggggagaatatatctaaatgccaaaacagctaatgggTGTTGCCAGATAATAATAATCTTTTCTTGATGGAGGAGAAGgaaaaataaatctaaatgcaactcacaaaagaagaTCAGATGGGAAAATTGGGTTTTTGGGTTCTGTATTTAGATAAAGTTTTGACAACATCAaccagaacttgtgcataatttcatattgaacaagttgggggagattgtaatatataacagatgatgtcaaagattactgaagctgacaatgtcattagcaatcagttaagcttggggtcaaccctaagtaagttgtattgttatctaaatttgtattctgtacttgtaacacttaaagtctgtaaaaatgcaaaggagcagacttgagtctttttcctaaaacagtatcaagcctaaggattctatctggaagaagatcaagaagatcatgcctcagaagaattttgaagaagcttggagttgaataaatctgtttggagaaaaatgttctaagtcaagatctctacaagtcacagatttaatgttatagagaagtcattcgagaactccagaatgacttatcgagaagtcattcaaacttcagagagtaccgacggataagcaatatctactcgactgatgagctatatatccactcgaaggatgaataacatctactcgacggatgagcaatatctactcgacggataagctatacatctgctcgacggatgagcaatatctactcaacggataagaaatatccaccgggagtagagaagtcaggaaagctactcgagaactcaaaaagatatcgacaagttattccttcactagagaactcagagttatcgacaagtctatattcattcgagaactcagagatatctacaagtcaagtgaagttatgaagactagagatcttgatgagctgaagacctctacaagccaaacttaTTATGGAGTACTAGcgatctcgataagcctttatacttatcgagatatcaagtgttcaaatgaatcaaactggaaatctcgaagtacagtctcaaagtacagaattgcagatcagtttaatatccaagataaacaatcaacaaacaatccaatagctggattgacaaatttacaaaaagcagcttgaagagtgtgcaagatcaatggcaaagattaactgacagaggaagattaaagtaaacacgggatgctaaagatatgttaagccagaaatcgaagatttgtttttctataaatagaaatgacaagtgacagtttagaaaagctaatagcatgtttattatccactgtgtaaaccatcagttaactgagctataaagttaacactggtcctctagttagatgtaacaatttagatcaaaaattcttgtaacactctcaagaagaagctgagctctttaacttcaaagagcttagaaattttgtagcaaagcatcttaatttttaatacaaaaattaagtgagttttgaagatctgtgttctttattttacgcaagtttaatttctgcatgaacacctttctatacaagatttaatttactttgttcaaccattatctttcaagaaaagcctaaaatcagaaaaatacattaaccccccccccccccctctgtgtgtggttcattacctaacactatcatatcaaattaacatttgagcgtggccacacatttcatagtctagctcacataagaggccaataatatcactcctaaaattaggagggttaaatcttttctagatcattcatatttctcatacaattcataatatacacgaaatacacttttatcattacccggtcaaaagtaacttttaatatAATCAAAGTAAATTAATTCTCGTATATAAATATAATCATTTCAAGTGTAAGGACCACTATATCATTATCAtagtgagaattacttatgacacaacatacttgtagaatctcacattgggtatgtctagcaccatgtacatttagATCTGCTTGTGTTTTTAACTTTAGTATCACTTTACtaatgatcaatgagatgtgatcatcaatcaacaaacacaccagtcttaatgcacTATTATTgtccttaataataatacttgactagggacctttaggaatattgatactgttctcataatctcatttctaagtcacgtatttagagatatagaattcatatcatattcccaggatatttattaatctaacatttatatcgtagtaaattaagatataataaattataaagggtATAATTGATATAACATAAATTTAATAATCCAAATGTattaaactaaaatattatagtgttgtcttcagggcacaaacactaacagtaAATTCATAGAGTTGTTCTTCTTGAGATTGGACAATTGATGGTCCTACACCTATTGTTACATTAACAGGATGTAGTCATTCTTGTAATGTTGGTAGAAGAGCATATGGTTGCTCTGTTTGATGAGCATATGATTTCTTTATTTGATGAGCTTGTGATGAAATCACAGTGTTAGATGTAGGGGCCTCCATAATTATGAAGTGAGAATCTTCTACATTGACATCGGAATGTGAAGGTATAGTATCTGGAACAAAGTCACCGGTTAGAACTAGTAAAACGTCTGTGTCGGTGATGTTGTTATTATGATACACTTCTCTAACCATCTAAATGTATGTTGTTGGTGGTGAGCACTGTATCAAGTATAATGTCACTTAAAGTCATTGGCTTATCGTGAGAAAATAATTCTTGATGATCAATATATCGAGAATCAGTTACATGAGTCTTAGGCTGAGAAGAAATTTGAACATTGAATTCTGGAAAAGAAGTTGTGTCTAGTGAAGATTTTTGTTGTGCATATgctgtgtacttgatgattacatagacaaaacatctaagtagattttacttagtgaaattatgtagcactcgacggataaaaattacagtcccgacggataactcattatagtcccgacggatgattaacttattatccatcgagtgagtagcttatgtaataataagtctgtagcacagttatgtatgcacctttgtatagaatctgtagtaacatataagtcatgttgacttactatcaacagatgtttaatatagcagtcgacggatgatcaattaaaccatcaacggatgttctgaaagtcgacggatgatcatatgaagaattcaaacagcagctgaacagtgaaagctgacacacagccgtcgagatgtatacaaacacactgtggaagcccattaactgggtaatagaggaagAAAAGCAGCAAaacttaagactgatagtttttatatttgttcagtctttttgactttgtaatcttggtattatataaaccaagagtgtagcaaatagaaaaataactgagatagctgagaaacacaaaacagagaaatctttgtaagcaggatcattagcatttcctgtattctcagtagttccatttgtaagcagctgtgagcattcctgcacacagaatcctctcgatatattatatatatctctggtggaattgttaaatccaccagaaagtttttaaagactcttgtttttaattacttatgttttgattcaattaagtttctattccacattgtgctaaacaaaacattatatctatattcgagttgaacatttttatttcgagaaaaaggttcaagaattccatttaaccccccttctgtaactCCTTCCTCAAAATTACTGGTACAATATAATGAGTGTGCTTACCATATTTTTCTAACGGAAACCATCACCAAATTTGCTAGAAGATTTCCGGTTATCATCAGAAAGTTGTTTATTATCACGACCGTCTCCGCAAAAAATAATACACTTATTTAATATGGTCAAAAATTCGACAGTAACCGCGATATATATAACAAGTGATACAAGTGTGTTTTGTTAATGGCCAAAATAGCATAATCAGTGGGTGTATGTTGTGCGGTTTGGTTCGGTTGGAGGGTAAAAATCAAAGTAAACTGTAACTTGCAGTTTTCCAATATCTCCATCCGCAACCCGACGTTGGTATATAAAAACTAACTAAATCCACCCACATAATTGcggttgattgtggttggttttgcGGTTCAACCGCTCAAATTGTTAAAAAAAACTTCAATAAATATTGTATATGCAAAATTTTAAGGCTTAACAAAAGAAATTTAGTAACTCTAAAAATTCAAAAAGCTTCAATGACAAATAAATTCAATATTCTATTGACATATTTCAAAAGAAAAACTAATCCTTGAATATAAAAGTTGATGCAAAAAATTTCTGCACTTTATTTATATTGGGCTAAGttctaattttaataattaagtaatttgatttttatgtatatttctaaaaaaaattaaaaatatattaatttatataatatgtTTGTCGCGGTTGAATTTTtgtgatttttaaaataatgaatcCGTAACCAAATCGCGGATTAACGGTTATCTAAAATAGCATACACGACCACCCACATTTTGCGATTATCCTTTATATGTGGATCGGGTACGTGTGATTTTTGCGATTGAGCGGATTGAATGTCCAACCCTAATCAGTAGGGTTGTAATTCGAGTCGGGCGGCTCGCAAGCTCGAACTCATTTAAGTAGGATCGACTCAGCTCATTTAATTAAATTCGGCTCATTTAATTAGATGAGCTGGCTCGACTCGACTCAGCTCGACTTGTAaaattaaacgagtcgagttcggCATGCTCATTTAATTAGATGATCTGACTCAACTCTACTCATCTCATAAAATTAAACGAGCCGAGTTTGGCTAGAGATTTAGACTCAATTAAATGTAAAGTTAAACGAGTCAACTCGCCTGACTCGTTAAATCTGGCTTATTTAGTTGTATGAGCTGACTCTACTCGTAAAATTAAACTAATAAAATTCGGGTAAAGATGTAGGATCGCTCGATTCGAATTATCCCCGACTCAAAACACGACCATCTCAGCCCTAATTACGGCTCTATTTCGGTCCCAATTACGGCTCTAACTCAGTATACGTGGCCAAATGTCTCCTTTACCTCCTTTTAACAAAGACAAGAGGTATCTAAGATTGTCAACTCAATATTTTATGGTAGGTTCCCCTAATTTGGacatcaaaaataaatatttgatgCTGGGTCATTTTTTCACAAAAAATATGATAAAAGATAGATATATTGCTAAAATATGAGCACTTAATTTAAATTCATTAACAGGAACACAAGGCATCAAGAACATAATAGATACTTGGACGGTTGAACATCCTGTGCTGAATTTGTTTTCGTGTTTTTACTATCGTGTTTGACATTTTACTCGGTGTTAGTCGAGAAAGATCGGTTGAGCTATCAATTTGTAATTAattgaaattaaaaattaatCGAAGTAAAAATGagatatattataatattaaattatatttaatatattattataattattttagttatttattaagaaatatatatttattatatcataatttctataattattcatatttaaattaatttttttttttttaaattaatcaaatttcaaaaattaaattgaTCAGATAATTTACAGGAAATTAATGGGAGATTTTTAGAACATCGGTTTTGATTTTACTTAACAAAAAGAGTATGTATCGAAGAATACGTCAATATGCAATGAAGGGTAAAAATGTAGTTTTACTACGGTTGCCCCAACACCGTATGTTGTGAAAATGGCCCCGGGTCGAACTTCCCAATACTTTataacaaaaaaaagaaaagaataacCGAGTTAAGAGGGTAACGTGATAAAAATTAATGGCGAGTTTTGCATCAATTCCGAACGACCCTTCCTCATCACCCGCCTTCAGATTAAGTAAAGTGGGTCCCACTCAAGTTCACCTCATCACCACCTCCGCTGCTCTGCGCCTAGCTCATGTTTTCCGCCGCCGATTCACCGCCGACGCCAATCATGTAGGCCTTGTTCTCAACTCTTCTATTAAGGTTGTTATTTTTGTTTATAAATTTGTATATTTTTCAGCATAATTAATCtctataaattaattaatatggtCCTAATAGTAATTTAATCTATACaactcatttttatttttattttttgtcgAATTCTGTTTCTATGAGTGTGGTTTATGAACATCAATTAATCCTCATAAATATTTCGGACTTTGAGTTAAGTGTTGAGCTGTTCATACAAGTAGATTATTTTGAGATAAGGTTTGATGATTGCATTTTTCTGCTACTGTCACACGAGATGAAATTATATGTCATAAACTCGAAATACAGTAGTTAGCTAGCATTAGCCACATGAAACAGTTATTTTTACACTACTTGAGACGCCTTGTGCATATGAAATCCCTTTTCAACTAATTATATATAAACCCTTTTAACTATTTTTAAACAATTACTGTACAATTTAGTTGTCAACTGTTGTACTTTAGGCCATCAAGTGATATGTTTTACCAGGTTGGCGATGTTAAGTGTATTGTACATTATTCTTATATGTAAATTTAAGAGacttttgtttttcctttaatcATGGTATATTGTCTACCCGGGTTGAAggaagttttgcagagaagaaACCACCAATTTGATGGGCTTAATTTTCTTCCATGGTGTTATGATGCTTGGGCAGCCAAATGGTCGTCTTCCTTATTTTTTTTTGGTGGAGAAGGGAGTAGAAACAACTATGGACGTAGCGGAAATTCACAAATAAACTCGAGAAAAGATGCATTTAGTACAAGGGGATTAACCACTGTGCTCATTGGAGTTAATGTCGCGTGAGTATTAAGTTTTCTGTTGCATGGTGAATATAGTTTATATTTTCCCTAGTCCTCAGACATACGAAGTTATCTTCTTAATAGTTTTTGTTTCTTTTTGTTGCGCCATTATCTCACTTTGTGCTTGTACTCATGCTGGCCCTTTATTATAAGTTCCCTATTTCCAAATTTTTCTTTGTTACATATTGCTTATGAATGACATTTTCCAGTGCCACTCCGCCCTAAGTAAATAGTTTATACATGCAGGGTTTACCTTGCACAGATAGCAACTCAAGGGAAGCTAATGCTCTGGGGTGCTAAGGTCTTGCTTCTATTGACAATGTCATATTAAAATTGAACATGTATAGTCTTCTATTATTTGGTCAGATAGTCTTCTATTGTCTGACATGCAATTCCTTAACTATATTTAAATTGCATATACTTGCAGATTAATAGTCTAATTGACAGAGGACAACTGTGGAGACTTGTGACATCTTCATTTTTGCATGCAAATATCGGACATCTCCTGGTCTAATTAAATATCTGTGCACACAATTATAATATGGCAACTATTTTATAGTGTGTATATTAAGAGGAGTTTGTTTTTCCAGATAAATTGTTATTCGTTGAACTCTATTGGTCCGACAGTGGAGAAACTTAGTGGTCGTGGAAGATATATGGCAGTTTATGTCACCTCTGCAGTTGCAGGTAACCACAGATAAATTATGTATCATTTCTCTTACATTGGTAGTACTTCTACTATTATCTAATTAAATTGTTACCGTGAATTAGGTACATCAATGAGTTACTGGTTCTGTAAAGCACCAGCAGTTGGTGCATCTGGAGCAATTTTTGGATTAGTAAGTTGTCTTCATTCCTACTGTCTAGCACATGTATGAAAATATATATGTCATAGTACGTAAGATATCTATTTTAAGAGCATCTCAGTTGCATCACTTAAAGAATAGCCGGGAATATGATAgttcaaccccccccccccccaaacCTCAACATGTGATACTAATTGAAGGCATTTTCTCACTTAGTTACCTTATTGCATATGTATTCTACATGTGATCTCTTTAATCAGGTGGGGGCTTATGCCATGTTTATATTCCGGCATAGGTACCTGAATGATGAAAGTGGTGAAGGTTTGCAGCATGTTGCAAGGATCATTATGTTAAATGCGGTATGCCTATTATTCCTCTAGCCAACTTTCCAGAGATGAATCTTTCATCTTAGTTTAATATTGAATTTGGA is a window from the Apium graveolens cultivar Ventura chromosome 1, ASM990537v1, whole genome shotgun sequence genome containing:
- the LOC141666370 gene encoding RHOMBOID-like protein 10, chloroplastic isoform X1, yielding MASFASIPNDPSSSPAFRLSKVGPTQVHLITTSAALRLAHVFRRRFTADANHVGLVLNSSIKEVLQRRNHQFDGLNFLPWCYDAWAAKWSSSLFFFGGEGSRNNYGRSGNSQINSRKDAFSTRGLTTVLIGVNVAVYLAQIATQGKLMLWGAKINSLIDRGQLWRLVTSSFLHANIGHLLINCYSLNSIGPTVEKLSGRGRYMAVYVTSAVAGTSMSYWFCKAPAVGASGAIFGLVGAYAMFIFRHRYLNDESGEGLQHVARIIMLNAVIGLMSKGIDNWGHFGGFIGGVGASWLLGPAWEYKLSANDKIRAFVDKAPIFSLIKPKRRPS
- the LOC141666370 gene encoding RHOMBOID-like protein 10, chloroplastic isoform X2, with translation MASFASIPNDPSSSPAFRLSKVGPTQVHLITTSAALRLAHVFRRRFTADANHVGLVLNSSIKEVLQRRNHQFDGLNFLPWCYDAWAAKWSSSLFFFGGEGSRNNYGRSGNSQINSRKDAFSTRGLTTVLIGVNVAVYLAQIATQGKLMLWGAKINSLIDRGQLWRLVTSSFLHANIGHLLINCYSLNSIGPTVEKLSGRGRYMAVYVTSAVAGTSMSYWFCKAPAVGASGAIFGLVGAYAMFIFRHRYLNDESGEGLQHVARIIMLNAVIGLMSKGIDNWGHVIWRLHRWSWRIMASWSSMGVQTICQ